A single Nostoc sp. PCC 7107 DNA region contains:
- a CDS encoding FAD-dependent oxidoreductase → MKRRRIVAGFQATLFSLSLISTSFLPNSTIVAAPPRTPDQTVNCEMLVVGGGLSGVATAYEGLLAGRTVCLTEITDWLGGQISSQGTSALDERPTQRDRQFYSRGYTELRNRIQRHYGKLNPGECWVSDSCFLPRDAHIIMEQMLKDAEKKGKGKLQWFPNTVIKQVNINSSGKIIDSAIAIQHQAAKGATPLNTFTLAQTIKDAYQYQNSSRLSKKIIRFVPKVSKKSTTSKSPQWYVVDASETGEIIALADVPYRLGIDGRSFLEPSSSSASNDPYCTQGFTYTFAMEATREPQPQTMPPFYLQYSPYFSYELKRLANFGLVFTYRRIWNPTPGQPTQFNGVRFTAPTPGDISMQNWTWGNDYRPGTAKDNLVYTRQQLQAAGQLKPGGWMGGLRTETLRKGEENALAYYYWLVAGTTDSQLGKGVKEPQTRNRLLTGLKSPMGTVHGLSKYPYMREGRRIIGRPSWGQPQGFTIWEVDISRRNYNDEYYRKTLTADTYRQLKATLAGLEAASVITGQVSPDKALRRSRSTIYPDAVGIGHYAIDFHPCMVQSPPETPDNKERPGERRGAGQAYPFQIALRAMIPQKIDNLIVGGKSIATSHIAAAAYRVHSFEWSSGAAAGTVVAFALKNNIAPYQIVDDLPKPEPQLQALKRLLEQNGNPTAFPDTSIFNQNWEDWR, encoded by the coding sequence ATGAAGCGCAGACGCATAGTAGCTGGTTTTCAAGCAACACTCTTCAGTCTTAGCTTAATCTCAACATCTTTTTTACCTAACTCTACTATTGTTGCTGCACCACCGAGAACCCCAGATCAAACAGTAAATTGTGAGATGTTAGTAGTCGGTGGTGGACTTTCTGGGGTAGCCACAGCTTACGAGGGGTTACTAGCAGGACGAACAGTGTGTTTAACAGAAATTACCGATTGGTTGGGGGGACAAATTTCTTCTCAGGGGACATCTGCGTTAGATGAAAGACCAACCCAACGCGATCGCCAATTCTATTCTCGCGGGTATACTGAATTACGCAACCGAATTCAACGCCATTACGGCAAACTTAACCCTGGTGAGTGCTGGGTAAGTGACTCTTGTTTTTTACCCCGCGATGCCCACATAATTATGGAGCAGATGCTCAAAGATGCCGAAAAAAAGGGCAAAGGGAAGTTGCAATGGTTTCCTAATACCGTAATTAAGCAAGTAAATATTAATTCTAGTGGGAAAATCATTGATAGTGCGATCGCTATTCAACATCAAGCAGCTAAAGGCGCAACACCCCTCAACACCTTTACCCTAGCGCAAACAATTAAAGATGCTTACCAATACCAAAACTCATCTCGCTTGAGCAAAAAGATTATTCGCTTTGTTCCCAAAGTTAGCAAAAAATCAACCACCAGCAAATCTCCTCAGTGGTATGTTGTTGACGCAAGCGAAACTGGCGAAATTATTGCCCTAGCAGATGTTCCCTATCGTCTGGGTATTGATGGGCGTTCTTTCCTTGAACCCTCTTCTTCTAGCGCCAGTAATGATCCTTACTGTACTCAAGGTTTTACCTATACCTTTGCAATGGAGGCTACCAGGGAACCACAACCCCAAACAATGCCCCCATTCTATTTACAGTATTCACCATATTTCAGCTATGAATTAAAAAGATTAGCCAACTTTGGTTTAGTTTTTACCTACCGCCGCATCTGGAACCCCACCCCAGGGCAACCCACACAATTCAACGGCGTGAGATTCACCGCCCCCACCCCAGGGGATATCTCCATGCAAAACTGGACTTGGGGTAACGATTACCGTCCAGGCACCGCCAAAGATAACTTAGTTTACACTCGCCAACAACTGCAAGCGGCTGGACAGTTAAAACCAGGTGGTTGGATGGGCGGACTCAGAACAGAAACCCTCCGCAAAGGTGAAGAAAACGCCCTGGCATATTATTACTGGTTAGTAGCTGGAACCACAGATTCTCAGTTAGGTAAGGGTGTGAAAGAACCGCAAACGCGAAATCGATTACTTACCGGGTTAAAATCGCCAATGGGAACAGTACACGGCTTATCAAAATATCCCTATATGCGAGAAGGTAGGCGGATAATTGGTCGCCCCAGTTGGGGACAGCCTCAAGGCTTTACTATTTGGGAAGTTGATATTTCTCGCCGCAACTACAACGATGAGTACTACCGCAAAACTTTAACGGCGGATACTTATCGGCAGTTAAAAGCGACACTGGCAGGCTTAGAAGCCGCATCAGTAATTACTGGGCAAGTCTCACCAGATAAAGCATTACGCCGCAGCCGTTCGACAATTTACCCAGATGCAGTAGGTATCGGTCACTACGCCATCGACTTTCACCCCTGTATGGTGCAAAGTCCACCAGAAACCCCAGATAACAAAGAACGCCCTGGAGAAAGACGCGGCGCGGGACAAGCTTATCCTTTTCAAATTGCACTACGGGCAATGATTCCCCAAAAAATTGATAATTTAATCGTTGGTGGTAAGAGTATCGCTACTAGTCATATTGCTGCGGCTGCTTATCGGGTACATTCCTTTGAATGGTCTTCTGGTGCTGCGGCGGGAACTGTAGTAGCTTTCGCCTTAAAAAATAATATTGCACCATACCAAATAGTGGATGATTTACCCAAACCAGAACCACAACTGCAAGCATTGAAACGCTTGTTAGAGCAAAATGGTAATCCTACCGCCTTCCCTGACACTTCAATATTTAATCAAAACTGGGAAGATTGGCGATAG
- a CDS encoding tetratricopeptide repeat protein — MYSKNQFVLALVLKSAIAFSPLLLSAGLASGQSIPPIVKAQTVAQVLSTPEREELNQLRKQVPSNGNQTTILLNVWLVILSLFPVAVIALFWLLRRVAIREIVDRAMGQLQGIEKLQNQITIVKQEAENLIQEVKKINRELENESATLQQNIKQEQDNLSTFSAELIQSKNSILSSLEIEINHLQKHIENIEAEFSSQLQQLQLTAVQKRDTSLENIGNLESDFASHISEIKLGTEKHKHLTWDYLEKSKNDFIAQITNLQSDLQQQKDVLIEGLLKTQADFISELAGIRVDAEQQRDKTKNNISELEQSFNLHISGLSSDSQQSKDNLLEELGKIQTEFISELAGIRVNAEQQKDRTLQNITELVNGMTSQLSGLPSEYEQQKQVLLEDLAKLQVAVQLDIQNQKDLIIENLEKSELEFATQFSELQINAQKQKLFILEKLEKLETEFVAQLSELQLDAQQRKELILQEITESKEQQTPEPQVSVEANLQQGDDLFAQRQYEDAIACYNQAVKIQPENATAWLKRGLTFARLKRYQDAIASYDQSIKLQPDYHQAWCDRGVAFGNLRQHKQAFACFNKATKIKPDDATAWLNRALSLIELDEYEEALASFEQALTFQPESPKLWDKRGYTLVRLGLDDDAIAAFNQAIAIKPDYAIAYYNKAACYALQKQAELAIECLQQAIEINPRYKEDAAEDIDFDEIANNERFQQLITS, encoded by the coding sequence ATGTACAGCAAGAATCAATTTGTTTTAGCATTAGTCTTGAAAAGCGCGATCGCATTTTCACCCTTGCTGCTGTCTGCTGGTTTGGCTAGTGGACAAAGTATACCACCCATCGTCAAAGCACAAACTGTAGCCCAAGTACTCTCTACTCCAGAACGGGAAGAACTAAACCAGCTGCGAAAGCAAGTTCCATCTAATGGGAATCAGACAACTATCTTACTTAACGTCTGGTTAGTTATACTCAGTCTATTTCCTGTCGCGGTGATTGCTTTATTTTGGCTGTTACGTCGAGTCGCCATTCGAGAAATTGTTGATAGAGCAATGGGACAACTACAAGGCATAGAAAAGTTACAAAATCAGATAACTATTGTTAAGCAAGAAGCCGAAAATTTGATTCAAGAAGTCAAAAAAATCAATCGAGAATTAGAAAATGAATCGGCAACTTTACAACAAAATATAAAACAAGAACAAGATAATTTATCTACTTTCTCTGCTGAATTAATACAATCAAAAAATAGTATTTTATCTAGTTTAGAAATAGAAATTAATCACCTGCAAAAGCATATAGAAAATATAGAGGCTGAATTTAGTAGTCAATTACAACAACTTCAATTAACGGCTGTACAAAAACGCGATACAAGTTTAGAAAATATCGGGAACTTAGAATCTGATTTTGCTTCGCACATTTCCGAAATCAAATTAGGCACTGAAAAGCATAAACATTTAACTTGGGACTATTTAGAAAAGTCTAAAAATGATTTTATAGCGCAAATCACCAACTTACAATCTGATTTGCAACAGCAAAAAGATGTCTTAATTGAGGGTTTATTAAAAACTCAAGCAGACTTTATCTCAGAGTTGGCGGGAATTAGAGTAGATGCGGAACAACAAAGAGATAAAACTAAAAACAATATTTCCGAATTAGAACAAAGCTTTAATTTACATATATCGGGATTAAGCTCTGATAGTCAGCAAAGCAAAGATAATTTACTAGAAGAATTAGGTAAAATTCAAACAGAATTTATCTCGGAGTTGGCGGGAATTAGAGTCAATGCAGAACAACAAAAAGATAGAACACTGCAAAATATCACCGAATTAGTCAATGGTATGACATCTCAACTATCTGGTTTACCATCGGAGTATGAGCAACAAAAACAGGTTTTATTAGAAGATTTAGCAAAATTACAAGTAGCAGTACAATTAGATATCCAAAACCAGAAAGATTTAATCATCGAAAATTTGGAAAAATCAGAGTTAGAGTTCGCTACACAATTTTCAGAGTTGCAGATAAATGCTCAAAAACAAAAGTTATTCATCCTTGAAAAACTCGAAAAATTAGAAACGGAATTTGTAGCGCAACTTTCAGAGCTACAATTAGATGCTCAACAACGCAAAGAGTTAATTCTGCAAGAAATTACCGAATCAAAAGAACAACAAACTCCAGAACCGCAGGTATCCGTAGAGGCTAATTTACAACAGGGTGATGATTTATTTGCCCAAAGGCAATATGAAGATGCGATCGCCTGCTACAATCAAGCAGTTAAAATCCAGCCGGAGAATGCAACTGCTTGGTTGAAACGTGGTTTAACTTTTGCTAGATTAAAGCGTTATCAAGATGCGATCGCCTCTTATGATCAGTCTATCAAGCTGCAACCAGATTACCATCAAGCGTGGTGCGATCGCGGCGTAGCTTTCGGTAATCTCCGCCAGCATAAGCAAGCCTTTGCTTGTTTTAATAAAGCGACGAAAATCAAACCCGATGATGCAACGGCTTGGTTAAATCGTGCCTTGTCTCTCATAGAATTGGATGAATATGAAGAAGCATTAGCTTCATTTGAGCAAGCTTTAACATTCCAACCAGAATCTCCGAAACTGTGGGATAAACGCGGTTATACCCTGGTAAGATTAGGGCTAGACGATGATGCGATCGCGGCATTTAATCAAGCCATAGCCATTAAACCAGATTATGCGATCGCTTATTACAACAAAGCAGCTTGTTATGCACTGCAAAAACAAGCTGAATTAGCAATTGAATGTCTGCAACAAGCAATTGAAATTAATCCTAGATATAAAGAAGATGCAGCAGAGGATATTGATTTTGATGAAATTGCCAATAATGAAAGATTTCAGCAGTTAATCACTAGCTAG
- a CDS encoding ATP-binding protein, translating to MNNITQNTNNIPRYSLEFQQIINAKNYNFVGREFVFAAINNFLNQYDRGYFTIIGEPGIGKSAIIAHYVSQNPGIVYYNVEVLGKSRVEEFLTKVCTQLIEISQNQGIKNISADLIEYTREDSSFLSLLLQQISDKLHYPQRLIITIDGCDRIDINNQPSGSNIFYLPRYLPEKVYFILTRRPFLTDKSGLLIETPSQSLDLSVYLEQNRADIQEYIKTYLNESSYSNHHLSDVWLNMIKQGFDHDETNFMYVSEILAATKEDIYPPNLQLYYQNHLEKMNLAASNQQTIALQVLNILVQEESISTAMIAARLDTDEYEIKVILDKWREFLCLESIATEIYYSLYHGSFRNWLRQQI from the coding sequence GTGAATAACATCACCCAAAATACAAATAATATTCCTCGATATTCCCTAGAATTTCAGCAAATTATTAACGCTAAAAATTACAACTTTGTCGGGCGTGAATTTGTCTTTGCTGCTATCAACAACTTTCTTAATCAATATGACCGGGGCTATTTTACTATTATTGGTGAGCCGGGTATTGGTAAGAGTGCGATTATTGCTCATTATGTCAGCCAAAATCCCGGAATTGTTTATTACAATGTCGAGGTTTTGGGTAAAAGTCGCGTTGAAGAATTCCTGACTAAGGTTTGCACTCAATTAATAGAAATTTCTCAAAATCAAGGGATAAAAAATATATCTGCGGACTTGATTGAGTATACCAGAGAAGATAGTAGTTTTTTATCGTTGTTGCTGCAACAAATCAGCGACAAGTTGCATTATCCACAACGCTTAATTATTACAATCGATGGCTGCGATAGAATTGATATCAACAATCAACCAAGCGGCTCAAATATTTTCTATTTACCCCGCTATCTCCCAGAAAAAGTTTATTTTATCCTCACTCGTCGTCCTTTTTTGACAGATAAATCAGGTTTATTGATTGAAACCCCTTCCCAATCTTTAGATTTATCAGTCTACTTAGAACAAAATCGTGCTGATATCCAAGAATATATTAAAACTTATTTAAATGAATCAAGCTATTCTAATCATCATCTCAGCGATGTTTGGCTCAACATGATAAAACAAGGTTTTGATCATGATGAAACAAATTTTATGTATGTTAGCGAAATCTTAGCAGCAACTAAGGAAGATATTTACCCCCCGAACTTACAACTCTATTATCAAAATCATTTAGAAAAGATGAATTTAGCAGCTAGTAACCAACAAACAATAGCTTTACAGGTGTTAAATATCTTAGTTCAAGAAGAATCAATCTCAACAGCAATGATAGCCGCAAGATTAGATACAGATGAATATGAAATCAAGGTAATTTTAGATAAGTGGCGTGAGTTTCTCTGTTTGGAATCAATAGCCACAGAAATATATTATAGTCTTTATCATGGAAGTTTTCGTAATTGGTTGAGGCAACAAATTTAG